In a single window of the Bos taurus isolate L1 Dominette 01449 registration number 42190680 breed Hereford chromosome 23, ARS-UCD2.0, whole genome shotgun sequence genome:
- the DUSP22 gene encoding dual specificity protein phosphatase 22 isoform X3 has product MLEGVKYLCIPAADSPSQNLTRHFKESIKFIHECRLQGEGCLVHCLAGVSRSVTLVVAYIMTVTDFGWEDALHTVRAGRSCANPNLGFQRQLQEFEELQVHQFRQWLREEYGESPLRDAEEARSILGKYKEQGRAEPPPGARRWAGLRAPPPLAYGSYTPET; this is encoded by the exons ATGCTGGAG GGGGTTAAATACCTGTGCATTCCAGCAGCGGATTCACCATCTCAAAACCT GACGCGACACTTCAAAGAAAGTATTAAATTCATCCATGAGTGCCGTCTCCAGGGCGAGGGCTGCCTGGTTCACTG CCTGGCGGGCGTCTCCAGGAGCGTGACCCTGGTGGTCGCCTACATCATGACGGTCACCGACTTTGGCTGGGAGGACGCCCTGCACACCGTGCGTGCAGGCAGGTCGTGTGCCAACCCCAACCTGGGCTTCCAGAGGCAGCTGCAGGAGTTCGAGGAGCTCCAGGTCCACCAG TTCCGCCAGTGGCTGAGAGAGGAGTATGGCGAGAGCCCGCTGCGGGACGCCGAGGAGGCCAGGAGCATCCTGGGTAAATACAAGGAGCAGGGGCGCGCGGAGCCCCCGCCAGGTGCGCGGCGCTGGGCCGGCCTGCGGGCCCCGCCCCCCCTGGCCTACGGCAGCTACACCCCAGAGACTTAG
- the DUSP22 gene encoding dual specificity protein phosphatase 22 isoform X1, translating into MGNGMNKILPGLYIGNFKDARDAEQLSKNKVTHILSVHDSARPMLEGVKYLCIPAADSPSQNLTRHFKESIKFIHECRLQGEGCLVHCLAGVSRSVTLVVAYIMTVTDFGWEDALHTVRAGRSCANPNLGFQRQLQEFEELQVHQFRQWLREEYGESPLRDAEEARSILGKYKEQGRAEPPPGARRWAGLRAPPPLAYGSYTPET; encoded by the exons ATCCTGCCTGGCCTGTATATTGGCAACTTCAAAG ATGCCAGAGATGCAGAGCAGTTGAGCAAGAACAAGGTGACGCACATTCTGTCTGTGCACGACAGCGCCAGGCCAATGCTGGAG GGGGTTAAATACCTGTGCATTCCAGCAGCGGATTCACCATCTCAAAACCT GACGCGACACTTCAAAGAAAGTATTAAATTCATCCATGAGTGCCGTCTCCAGGGCGAGGGCTGCCTGGTTCACTG CCTGGCGGGCGTCTCCAGGAGCGTGACCCTGGTGGTCGCCTACATCATGACGGTCACCGACTTTGGCTGGGAGGACGCCCTGCACACCGTGCGTGCAGGCAGGTCGTGTGCCAACCCCAACCTGGGCTTCCAGAGGCAGCTGCAGGAGTTCGAGGAGCTCCAGGTCCACCAG TTCCGCCAGTGGCTGAGAGAGGAGTATGGCGAGAGCCCGCTGCGGGACGCCGAGGAGGCCAGGAGCATCCTGGGTAAATACAAGGAGCAGGGGCGCGCGGAGCCCCCGCCAGGTGCGCGGCGCTGGGCCGGCCTGCGGGCCCCGCCCCCCCTGGCCTACGGCAGCTACACCCCAGAGACTTAG